The proteins below are encoded in one region of Thermosulfurimonas marina:
- the kdsB gene encoding 3-deoxy-manno-octulosonate cytidylyltransferase, translated as MRIVGIIPARYGSTRFPGKPLAELWGKPLIQHVWERARAGRLLDEVVVATDDERILRTVEGFGGKALLTSPEHTCGTERLAEAARLLKLADEDLVVNIQGDQPLVAPEALEELVRPLLLSSEIPMATLAVPFENPEDLKDPNRVKVVVDREGRALYFSRAPIPYFRPPGPAPRYLRHIGLYAYRREFLDLFVKLPPGELERAEKLEQLRALENGYPIAVSITPYECPEVDTPEDLERLKALS; from the coding sequence ATGCGCATCGTGGGTATCATCCCCGCCCGCTACGGTTCCACCCGTTTTCCCGGAAAACCCCTGGCCGAACTCTGGGGAAAACCCCTCATCCAGCATGTGTGGGAAAGGGCCCGGGCCGGTCGCCTCCTGGATGAGGTGGTGGTGGCCACCGACGACGAACGCATCCTGCGCACGGTAGAGGGCTTTGGGGGAAAGGCCCTCCTCACCTCCCCCGAACACACCTGCGGCACGGAGCGCCTGGCGGAGGCGGCCCGACTCCTGAAACTGGCCGACGAGGACCTGGTGGTGAATATTCAGGGAGACCAACCCCTGGTAGCCCCCGAGGCCCTGGAAGAACTGGTGCGGCCCCTTCTCCTTTCCTCGGAAATCCCCATGGCTACCCTGGCCGTGCCCTTCGAAAATCCGGAAGACCTAAAAGATCCCAACCGGGTAAAAGTGGTGGTGGACCGAGAAGGACGGGCCCTCTATTTTTCCCGGGCCCCCATTCCCTACTTCCGTCCTCCGGGTCCGGCCCCCCGCTACCTGAGGCACATCGGCCTTTACGCCTATCGCCGGGAATTTCTGGACCTTTTCGTGAAGCTTCCGCCCGGGGAGCTGGAAAGGGCCGAAAAGCTGGAACAGCTGCGGGCCTTAGAGAACGGCTACCCCATCGCCGTGAGCATCACCCCTTACGAATGCCCGGAGGTGGACACCCCGGAGGACCTGGAAAGGCTAAAGGCCTTAAGCTGA
- a CDS encoding Hsp20/alpha crystallin family protein — translation MAERKEIARREETRPEARRRARAMVPPVDVYETDEGVILVADMPGVGPETLDVRVEDNVLYLRGEIAEVPGEEVRPDYVEVRGREYFRAFTLGPEFDQEKIEATVKHGVLRLFIPKLETEKPRKIEIKVAG, via the coding sequence ATGGCGGAGAGGAAGGAAATTGCCCGGCGGGAGGAGACCCGTCCCGAGGCCCGTCGGCGGGCCCGGGCGATGGTCCCTCCGGTGGATGTCTATGAGACCGATGAAGGGGTAATCCTGGTGGCGGATATGCCCGGGGTGGGCCCGGAGACCCTAGATGTGCGCGTGGAAGACAACGTGCTCTATCTGCGGGGAGAGATTGCCGAAGTTCCGGGAGAGGAGGTGCGGCCGGACTATGTAGAGGTCCGAGGACGGGAGTATTTCCGGGCCTTCACCCTGGGGCCGGAGTTTGACCAGGAAAAGATCGAGGCCACGGTCAAGCACGGGGTGCTCAGGCTTTTTATCCCTAAACTGGAGACCGAAAAGCCCAGGAAGATCGAGATCAAGGTGGCGGGTTAA
- a CDS encoding Hsp20/alpha crystallin family protein yields MAINWTWEWDPFREFERLQEELDRLFEWVSPFRTLRGEEVYPRINVGETENEVLVYVFAPGMDPAKIDLSLEGNLLSISGERQAEEALGVEEVRPERYVRRERFSGRFSRVISLPESVDPSEVSAEYKNGIIVVRIAKKAERRGRKIEVKAA; encoded by the coding sequence ATGGCCATTAATTGGACCTGGGAATGGGATCCTTTTCGGGAGTTTGAGCGCCTGCAGGAGGAGTTGGATCGGCTTTTCGAGTGGGTGAGCCCCTTCCGGACCCTGCGGGGCGAGGAGGTTTATCCGAGGATCAATGTGGGGGAGACGGAAAACGAGGTCCTGGTCTATGTCTTCGCCCCGGGAATGGATCCCGCAAAGATAGACCTTTCACTCGAAGGGAATCTCCTTTCCATTTCCGGGGAGCGTCAGGCGGAGGAGGCCTTGGGAGTGGAGGAGGTGCGGCCCGAAAGGTATGTACGGCGGGAGCGTTTTTCCGGTCGGTTCTCTCGGGTGATTTCTCTTCCGGAGTCGGTGGATCCCTCGGAGGTGAGCGCGGAGTATAAGAACGGGATCATTGTGGTGCGCATTGCCAAAAAAGCCGAACGGCGCGGACGCAAGATCGAGGTTAAGGCCGCTTAA
- a CDS encoding glycosyltransferase family 2 protein yields the protein MKGPLVSVILPTFNRARFLGEALESVFSQTYRPLEVIVVDEASADETPWVVSRFPVIYVRRPVRKGPAAARNRGLRLCRGELVSFLDSDDLWLPEKVARQVAFLREHPEAVAVQPEEIWIKNGRRVAPQRKHRKPHGYFFHRAVKLCLVSPSGVMLRRRVLEEIGFFDEEFPVCEDYELWLRLAARYPVYLLPEPLVLKRGGHGDQLSRTPGLDLWRAKALAKVLRDPALSPEMRLMALAEARRKLEIFRRGALKHGNLGGLFEAARLERKLLLPLGLPAP from the coding sequence ATGAAGGGCCCTTTGGTCTCGGTCATTCTGCCCACCTTCAACCGGGCGCGCTTTCTGGGAGAGGCGCTTGAGTCCGTATTTTCTCAGACCTATCGGCCGCTGGAAGTCATTGTGGTGGATGAGGCTTCGGCGGATGAGACCCCCTGGGTGGTCTCTCGCTTTCCGGTGATCTATGTCCGCCGGCCGGTGAGGAAAGGACCGGCGGCAGCCCGCAACCGGGGGCTGCGTCTCTGCCGGGGAGAGCTGGTCTCCTTCTTGGATAGCGACGACCTCTGGCTGCCGGAAAAGGTGGCCCGCCAGGTGGCCTTCCTCAGGGAGCACCCGGAGGCCGTGGCTGTGCAACCGGAGGAGATCTGGATCAAAAACGGGCGCCGGGTGGCCCCCCAGCGGAAGCACCGCAAACCCCACGGCTACTTTTTCCACCGTGCGGTAAAGCTTTGTCTGGTCTCCCCCTCCGGGGTGATGCTCCGGCGCAGGGTGCTGGAGGAAATTGGTTTTTTTGACGAAGAATTTCCGGTTTGTGAGGACTACGAACTCTGGTTGAGGCTTGCGGCCCGTTATCCGGTTTATCTCCTTCCCGAGCCCCTGGTCCTCAAGCGGGGAGGCCACGGGGATCAGCTTTCCCGCACCCCGGGGCTGGACCTCTGGAGGGCCAAGGCCTTGGCCAAAGTTCTTCGGGATCCCGCCCTCTCTCCGGAGATGCGCCTTATGGCCCTGGCCGAGGCCCGGCGAAAGCTCGAAATCTTCCGGCGCGGGGCCCTGAAACACGGAAATCTCGGGGGTCTCTTTGAGGCCGCGCGCCTGGAAAGGAAACTACTTCTTCCCCTGGGCCTTCCGGCCCCTTGA
- the lon gene encoding endopeptidase La — protein MTEEKKEGLPVPPDEIREVPVIPSDAVVFPHMIVPFVLTEPGLLRAVEEALSRDRLVLVVGVKDPRAEEKELFRVGTLCLILRASRVELDRVRIVVQGLNRAEILDFLKRDPYLLARVRLLSETLVPDREVEALAINIRQMFSRIVELSPYLPSELRGLVENLEDPGMLADLSVAHLNVPHAEKQALLETLEVKERLHRAARLLAEQLEVLELGQRIQAEVRDRMEKAQKEYYLREQLKVIRKELGETEGLEAEVEELRERLEKKALPEAVRREAERELQKLSRTHPASAEYTVIRNYLDWLLELPWLESTEDHLDLKEAERILDEDHYDLEKVKKRILEYLAVRKLNPEAKGPILCFLGPPGVGKTSLGRSIARALGRKFWRISLGGVRDEAEIRGHRRTYVGAMPGRILQALRRVGVNNPVLMLDEIDKIGMDFRGDPAAALLEVLDPEQNREFSDHYLEIPFDLSRVIFIATANVIDTIPAPLRDRLEIIEIPGYTEEEKIHIARRYLLPRQLREHGLRASQLKISEAALRRIITHYTREAGVRQLEREIGAVCRAVALKIAEGELSSERVSLKNLEDYLGPPKYLPEVAERVRVPGVAVGLAWTPVGGEILFVEVARMPGNRRLILTGQLGEVMRESAEAAFSYVRSRAEDFGIDPTVFENADFHIHVPAGAVPKDGPSAGVTIVTALVSLLTGRTVRPEVAMTGEITLRGLVLPVGGIKEKVLAARRYGLKEVILPKENRKDLAEIPEEVRQSLQFHFVSRMEEIFPLVFPDWRPRRRSRGRKAQGKK, from the coding sequence ATGACCGAGGAAAAGAAGGAGGGGCTTCCGGTTCCCCCAGATGAGATCCGGGAGGTGCCGGTCATTCCCAGCGATGCTGTGGTCTTTCCCCATATGATCGTCCCCTTTGTCCTTACCGAGCCCGGTCTTCTTCGGGCGGTGGAGGAGGCCCTTTCCCGGGACCGGCTGGTCCTGGTGGTGGGGGTTAAGGATCCTCGCGCGGAAGAAAAGGAGCTTTTCCGGGTGGGGACCCTCTGCCTTATTCTGCGGGCCAGCCGGGTGGAGCTCGACCGGGTGCGCATCGTGGTCCAGGGACTCAACCGGGCCGAAATCCTGGACTTTCTCAAGCGGGACCCCTACCTCCTGGCCCGGGTGCGCCTCCTTTCCGAGACCCTGGTCCCGGACCGGGAGGTGGAGGCCCTGGCCATCAACATCCGTCAGATGTTCTCCCGCATCGTGGAGCTATCCCCCTATCTTCCGAGTGAGCTGCGGGGCCTGGTGGAGAACCTGGAGGACCCGGGGATGCTCGCCGATCTTTCCGTGGCCCATCTCAATGTCCCCCATGCCGAAAAGCAGGCCCTGCTGGAGACCCTGGAGGTGAAAGAAAGGCTTCACCGGGCGGCACGTCTTCTGGCCGAACAACTCGAGGTCTTGGAACTGGGGCAGCGCATCCAGGCCGAGGTGCGCGACCGGATGGAAAAGGCCCAGAAGGAGTACTATCTGCGGGAGCAGCTCAAAGTCATCCGCAAGGAGTTAGGGGAGACCGAGGGCCTGGAGGCCGAGGTAGAGGAACTCCGGGAACGTCTGGAAAAGAAAGCCCTTCCCGAGGCCGTGCGCCGGGAGGCCGAGCGCGAACTTCAGAAACTCTCCCGGACGCATCCGGCTTCGGCTGAGTATACGGTCATCCGCAACTATCTGGATTGGCTCTTGGAGCTTCCCTGGCTGGAGTCCACGGAGGATCACCTGGACCTCAAGGAGGCCGAACGCATCCTGGATGAGGACCATTACGATCTGGAAAAGGTCAAGAAGCGCATCCTGGAATATCTAGCGGTGCGCAAGCTCAACCCGGAGGCCAAGGGTCCTATCCTTTGTTTTCTGGGGCCTCCAGGGGTGGGAAAGACCAGTCTGGGGCGCTCCATCGCCCGGGCCTTGGGGCGCAAGTTCTGGCGCATCTCCCTGGGCGGGGTGCGGGACGAGGCCGAGATCCGGGGACACCGGCGCACCTATGTGGGGGCCATGCCCGGACGTATCCTCCAGGCCCTGCGCCGGGTGGGGGTGAACAACCCCGTCCTCATGCTCGACGAGATCGACAAGATCGGGATGGACTTCCGCGGGGACCCGGCCGCGGCCCTCCTGGAGGTCCTGGACCCCGAACAAAACCGGGAGTTTTCCGATCACTACCTGGAAATCCCCTTCGATCTTTCCCGAGTAATCTTCATCGCCACCGCCAACGTGATCGACACCATTCCCGCTCCTCTGCGGGACCGCCTGGAGATCATCGAGATCCCCGGCTACACCGAGGAGGAAAAGATCCACATTGCCCGGCGCTATCTCCTGCCCCGCCAGCTTAGAGAACACGGCCTGCGGGCCTCGCAGCTTAAGATCAGCGAGGCCGCCTTGCGCCGGATCATCACTCATTACACCCGGGAGGCCGGAGTGCGGCAATTGGAACGGGAGATCGGGGCCGTTTGTCGGGCCGTAGCCTTAAAGATCGCCGAAGGAGAACTCTCCTCCGAACGGGTCTCCCTCAAGAATCTCGAAGATTATCTCGGCCCACCGAAGTATCTTCCGGAGGTGGCCGAGCGGGTGCGGGTCCCCGGGGTGGCCGTGGGCCTGGCCTGGACCCCGGTGGGAGGGGAGATCCTTTTCGTGGAGGTGGCCCGTATGCCCGGAAACCGGCGGCTCATTCTCACCGGACAACTGGGAGAGGTCATGCGGGAGAGCGCCGAGGCCGCCTTCTCCTATGTGCGTTCGCGGGCCGAAGATTTCGGGATCGATCCCACAGTCTTTGAGAACGCCGATTTTCATATCCATGTTCCGGCCGGGGCCGTTCCCAAGGACGGACCCAGTGCCGGGGTGACCATCGTTACCGCCCTGGTAAGCCTTCTTACCGGACGCACCGTACGCCCGGAGGTGGCTATGACCGGAGAGATCACCCTCCGGGGCCTGGTCCTTCCCGTGGGAGGGATCAAGGAAAAGGTCTTGGCCGCCCGGCGCTACGGCCTAAAGGAGGTCATCCTCCCCAAAGAGAACCGTAAGGATCTTGCCGAGATCCCGGAAGAGGTCCGCCAGAGCCTTCAATTCCACTTCGTCTCCCGCATGGAGGAGATCTTCCCTCTGGTTTTCCCCGACTGGCGTCCCCGGCGCCGTTCAAGGGGCCGGAAGGCCCAGGGGAAGAAGTAG
- the recG gene encoding ATP-dependent DNA helicase RecG: MSEELKVWRERFRRPLLFAARKDFALLPKVKDLEATLRKLLSEAPETLEEGLRSLLEEKLGGLEGLPLEEKKARISELLALTEDLREAPSEDFPPYPDPEDYERLREELRTPVQYVKGVGPKLAARLATRGIHTVEDLLYFLPRAYEDRRRIIPIRELRAGQRAVVQGEVVLSGPVQFKRRRVYEALISDGTGVLALKWFHFREGLLKEIFRPGTRVIVSGEVSRFGGRFEIVHPEIENPEDPALDLHVGRILPVYPAIEGVSPKVLRRIVREAVEGYAPYLASFIPPEILRRRGLLPLSEALKRLHFPPEDADLEALNRERSVYHRSLAFDEFFFLELALGLRRSRLARAPGIAFRTEGRLLRDFLAKLPFRLTRAQERALKEILRDMAKPYPMNRLLQGDVGCGKTVVAFLAALTAIENGYQVALMAPTEILAEQHYTGFRELCGLAGVEAALLTGGLPPSRKREVKQALARGHLQMIIGTHALFQEDVEFKRLGLVIIDEQHRFGVLQRAALREKARGVSPDTLVMTATPIPRTLALTLYGDLEVSLIDEMPAGRKPVKTLLFQARERAKAYALVREEIRKGHRAYVVLPLIEESEKLDLLSATEWAEKLQKEVFPDLRVGLLHGRLSPLEKERVMRAFKRGDLDILVSTTVIEVGVDVPEATVMVIEHAERFGLSQLHQLRGRVGRSERQSYCLLIAHEVSPGSEAWRRLRVLTETTDGFRIAEEDLRIRGPGEFLGTRQHGYLEFRRADMIRDYDVLLAAREEAFQLLEEDPDLSRPEHRILRKILAERWAERLHLSEVA, from the coding sequence ATGTCCGAGGAGCTTAAGGTCTGGCGGGAGAGATTTCGCCGGCCGCTTCTTTTTGCGGCCCGCAAGGACTTTGCCCTTCTTCCCAAGGTAAAAGACCTGGAAGCCACCCTGAGGAAACTCCTTTCCGAGGCTCCAGAGACCCTTGAGGAGGGTCTTCGCTCCCTTCTGGAAGAAAAGCTGGGCGGACTTGAGGGCCTCCCTCTGGAGGAAAAGAAGGCCCGCATTTCTGAACTGCTGGCGCTCACCGAGGACTTAAGGGAAGCCCCTTCCGAAGACTTTCCGCCCTATCCCGACCCCGAGGACTACGAGAGGCTTCGGGAGGAACTGCGCACCCCGGTCCAATATGTAAAGGGTGTAGGGCCCAAGCTTGCGGCCCGACTGGCCACCCGGGGCATCCATACCGTGGAAGACCTCCTTTACTTCCTCCCCCGGGCCTATGAGGACCGGCGACGCATAATCCCTATTCGAGAGCTCCGGGCCGGGCAGCGGGCGGTGGTCCAGGGGGAAGTGGTGCTTTCCGGTCCGGTACAATTCAAGCGCCGCCGGGTTTACGAGGCCCTGATCTCTGACGGCACCGGGGTCCTGGCCCTCAAGTGGTTTCATTTCCGGGAGGGGCTGCTCAAGGAGATCTTCCGGCCCGGAACAAGGGTCATCGTCTCGGGGGAGGTCTCCCGTTTTGGGGGGCGCTTCGAAATAGTGCATCCGGAGATCGAAAATCCCGAAGACCCGGCCCTGGATCTCCATGTGGGGCGCATCCTTCCGGTCTATCCCGCCATTGAGGGGGTCTCCCCCAAGGTCCTGCGGCGTATCGTGCGCGAGGCGGTGGAAGGCTATGCCCCTTATCTGGCAAGCTTCATTCCCCCGGAGATCCTCCGCCGCCGAGGTCTTCTTCCCCTTTCCGAGGCCCTAAAACGGCTCCATTTTCCCCCGGAAGACGCGGATCTTGAGGCCTTAAATCGCGAACGCAGTGTATATCACCGGAGCCTGGCCTTTGACGAATTCTTTTTTCTGGAGCTGGCCCTGGGCCTTAGACGCTCGCGCCTGGCCCGGGCCCCGGGAATCGCCTTCCGGACCGAAGGCCGTCTCCTGAGGGATTTCTTGGCCAAGCTCCCCTTCCGGCTCACCCGGGCCCAGGAGCGGGCCCTCAAGGAGATCCTGCGGGACATGGCCAAGCCCTATCCCATGAATCGGCTCCTTCAGGGGGATGTAGGCTGCGGGAAGACGGTGGTGGCCTTTCTGGCGGCCCTTACGGCCATCGAAAACGGCTATCAGGTGGCCCTGATGGCCCCTACGGAGATCCTGGCCGAACAGCACTACACCGGCTTCCGGGAACTCTGCGGCCTGGCCGGGGTGGAGGCGGCCCTCCTTACCGGAGGGCTTCCCCCCTCCCGGAAACGGGAGGTCAAGCAGGCCCTGGCCCGGGGACACCTCCAGATGATCATCGGCACCCACGCCCTTTTCCAGGAGGACGTGGAGTTCAAGCGCTTGGGGTTGGTGATCATCGACGAGCAGCACCGCTTTGGGGTCCTCCAGCGGGCGGCCCTGCGGGAGAAGGCCCGGGGGGTCTCCCCGGACACCCTGGTCATGACCGCCACCCCCATCCCTCGCACCCTGGCCCTCACCCTTTACGGGGATCTCGAGGTCTCCCTCATTGACGAAATGCCCGCGGGACGCAAGCCGGTAAAAACCCTCCTTTTCCAGGCCCGGGAGCGGGCCAAGGCCTATGCCTTGGTACGGGAGGAGATCCGGAAGGGACACCGGGCCTATGTAGTGCTTCCCCTTATCGAGGAATCGGAAAAACTGGACCTCCTTTCGGCCACGGAATGGGCGGAAAAGCTCCAGAAGGAGGTCTTTCCGGATCTCCGGGTGGGGCTTCTTCACGGGCGCTTAAGCCCCCTGGAAAAGGAAAGGGTGATGCGGGCTTTCAAGCGGGGAGATCTGGATATCCTGGTCTCCACCACGGTGATCGAGGTGGGGGTGGATGTCCCCGAGGCCACGGTCATGGTCATCGAGCACGCCGAGCGCTTTGGCCTCTCCCAGCTTCACCAGTTGCGGGGTCGGGTAGGACGCAGCGAACGCCAGTCCTATTGCCTTCTTATCGCCCATGAGGTATCACCGGGAAGTGAGGCCTGGCGGAGGCTCAGAGTGCTCACGGAGACCACGGACGGTTTCCGGATCGCCGAAGAGGATCTACGTATCCGCGGACCGGGGGAATTTCTGGGGACTCGGCAACACGGGTACCTGGAGTTCCGGAGGGCGGACATGATCCGGGACTATGACGTGCTTCTGGCCGCCCGGGAGGAGGCCTTCCAGCTGCTCGAGGAAGACCCGGATCTTTCTCGGCCGGAGCACCGGATCCTCCGGAAGATCCTCGCCGAGCGCTGGGCCGAGCGTTTGCACCTTTCGGAGGTGGCCTGA
- a CDS encoding homoserine dehydrogenase, producing MQEIGIGLLGLGTVGSGLVRLLEKNGEFLARKTGIRLRLRRILVRDPEKPRGVSVSRKLLTTDFEEILSDPGIQIVCELMGGLEPARTYILRALKAGKYVVTANKAVLSTYGPEVFAAAEARGVGLFFEAAVGGGVPIVKALRESLSANRIRRLTAIVNGTCNYILTRMTEEGLPFSEALREAQARGFAEADPQLDVSGADSAHKLAILATLAYGGFLPAEKVYTEGIETLEPLDIQFARELGLVPKLLAIGREEDGRVEVRVHPTLVPETHVLASVREAYNGFLLEGDFVGSVLLYGLGAGGEPTASAVAADLLDAARFLQAGARPGPILFRDRPLEIKPLAEVESRYYFRFSAVDRPGVLSKISGILGAYEISIASVIQKGREEGGPVPIVMLTHEAREASVRQALSEIDRLEVVTAPTRVLRILED from the coding sequence ATGCAGGAGATAGGAATCGGTCTTCTGGGGTTGGGGACCGTGGGAAGCGGCCTGGTGCGGCTTCTGGAGAAAAACGGCGAATTTTTGGCCCGAAAGACCGGAATTCGTCTGCGCCTTCGGCGCATCCTGGTGCGGGACCCGGAAAAACCCCGGGGGGTCTCTGTGTCCCGAAAGCTCCTCACCACGGACTTTGAAGAAATCCTTTCCGACCCCGGGATCCAGATCGTGTGCGAACTTATGGGAGGCCTGGAGCCAGCCCGCACTTATATCCTGCGCGCGCTTAAGGCCGGAAAATATGTGGTCACCGCCAACAAGGCCGTGCTTTCCACTTACGGACCGGAGGTCTTCGCCGCGGCCGAGGCCCGGGGGGTGGGGCTCTTTTTTGAGGCCGCGGTGGGCGGCGGGGTGCCCATCGTGAAGGCCCTGCGGGAGAGCCTTTCGGCCAACCGCATCCGGCGCCTTACGGCCATCGTAAACGGCACCTGTAACTACATCCTGACCCGGATGACCGAAGAGGGTCTGCCCTTTTCCGAGGCCCTGCGCGAGGCCCAGGCCCGGGGCTTTGCCGAGGCCGACCCCCAGCTGGACGTCTCCGGGGCGGACTCCGCCCACAAGCTGGCCATCCTGGCCACCCTGGCCTATGGAGGTTTCCTCCCTGCGGAAAAGGTCTACACCGAGGGCATTGAAACCCTGGAGCCTCTTGACATTCAGTTTGCCCGAGAGTTGGGCTTGGTGCCCAAACTCTTGGCCATCGGAAGAGAAGAGGACGGTCGGGTAGAGGTACGGGTGCATCCCACCCTGGTGCCGGAGACCCATGTGCTGGCCTCGGTTCGGGAGGCTTACAATGGTTTTCTTCTGGAAGGAGATTTTGTGGGGTCGGTCCTCCTTTACGGCCTGGGGGCCGGGGGGGAGCCTACGGCCAGTGCGGTGGCGGCCGATCTGCTGGATGCGGCCCGATTTCTCCAGGCGGGGGCCCGGCCGGGGCCCATCCTCTTCCGGGACCGACCGCTCGAGATCAAACCCCTGGCCGAAGTAGAAAGCCGCTACTATTTTCGCTTTTCGGCTGTGGATCGCCCGGGAGTGCTTTCCAAGATCTCCGGGATCCTGGGGGCCTACGAAATCAGCATCGCCTCGGTGATCCAGAAGGGTCGGGAAGAGGGGGGGCCGGTGCCCATCGTCATGCTCACCCACGAGGCCCGGGAAGCCTCCGTAAGGCAGGCCCTTTCGGAGATCGACCGGCTGGAGGTGGTCACCGCCCCCACCCGGGTATTGCGTATCCTCGAAGACTAG
- a CDS encoding chemotaxis protein CheD, which yields MKVLQGRWAVVRGEEPLETDPLGACVALVLLDQERGVAGLLHYMLPEKGDLETPSGAPGFFASEGIPALIKEFQAQGGDPFRARVVVVGAGRFKKAPKALDLGSRNAAAARFYLKRLGLEPQIERVGGIEPRRVRVSLKEGLVVYTFDQPEVL from the coding sequence ATGAAGGTCTTGCAGGGACGCTGGGCGGTAGTGCGGGGAGAGGAGCCCTTGGAGACAGACCCTCTGGGGGCCTGTGTGGCCCTGGTGCTCCTTGATCAAGAGAGGGGGGTGGCCGGACTTCTCCATTATATGCTTCCCGAAAAAGGAGACCTGGAAACCCCCTCCGGGGCCCCGGGTTTTTTCGCCAGCGAAGGGATCCCGGCCCTGATCAAGGAATTTCAGGCCCAGGGAGGGGACCCCTTTCGGGCCCGGGTGGTCGTGGTGGGGGCAGGCCGTTTCAAGAAGGCCCCCAAGGCCTTGGATCTGGGCTCCCGGAACGCCGCCGCGGCCCGCTTTTACCTCAAACGTCTGGGCTTAGAGCCCCAAATAGAAAGAGTGGGAGGGATTGAGCCCCGAAGGGTCCGGGTCTCGCTTAAGGAAGGCCTCGTAGTCTACACCTTTGATCAGCCGGAGGTCCTGTGA
- a CDS encoding HDOD domain-containing protein — MNQGSGLAAVLDQIFEKLDRIPNFPETAQRALRLLQNEEIDFRELERIVRHDAAITANFLKLVNSAAFGLPRKVNTLLQAFSLLGINQIKFVLIASCLGQYLKEPIKGYNLTPEEIWTHSLACGLMSEALARRAGLHRPENLFTAALLHDIGKIVIHLYVEGELENLQQVLRENPELTFMQAEWMVLGADHGIVGAELLRRWEFPKEVYFAVRAHHDESLMLESRLAALTALSNALVNLMGLGTGVDVFAYHLPEELLKAAGVSEKDLYPAIVETFEKTEALKASLFS; from the coding sequence GTGAACCAAGGTTCAGGTCTCGCCGCGGTCCTAGACCAGATATTCGAAAAATTAGACCGGATCCCCAATTTTCCGGAAACGGCCCAGAGGGCCCTCCGGCTCCTCCAGAACGAGGAGATAGACTTCCGGGAGCTCGAACGCATCGTGCGACACGATGCGGCCATCACGGCCAACTTTCTCAAGCTGGTCAACTCCGCGGCCTTCGGCCTTCCGCGCAAGGTAAACACCCTGCTTCAGGCCTTCTCCCTCCTGGGGATCAACCAGATCAAGTTCGTCCTCATTGCCTCCTGTCTAGGCCAATACCTCAAGGAACCCATCAAGGGCTATAACCTTACCCCGGAAGAGATCTGGACCCATTCCCTGGCCTGCGGGCTTATGTCCGAGGCCCTGGCTCGGAGGGCCGGGCTCCATCGGCCGGAAAACCTCTTTACCGCGGCCTTGCTCCACGACATCGGAAAAATCGTGATCCATCTCTATGTGGAAGGCGAGCTGGAAAATTTACAGCAGGTCCTGCGGGAAAACCCGGAGCTCACTTTTATGCAGGCGGAATGGATGGTCCTGGGGGCGGACCATGGGATCGTAGGGGCGGAACTTCTACGCCGCTGGGAATTCCCCAAGGAGGTCTATTTCGCCGTAAGGGCCCATCACGACGAAAGTCTCATGCTAGAGAGTCGCCTCGCCGCCCTTACCGCCCTCTCTAATGCCCTGGTCAACCTCATGGGCCTGGGCACCGGAGTGGACGTCTTTGCCTATCATCTGCCGGAAGAGTTGCTCAAGGCCGCGGGGGTCTCGGAAAAGGACCTCTATCCCGCCATTGTGGAGACCTTCGAGAAAACGGAAGCCCTCAAGGCCAGTCTCTTTTCATGA